TTGTCTTCAAGACTTTAAGTTTAACCTTACACCCCAAATGCCACACCACCCCCTCTTCCcccacaacccccccccccaaaaaaaaaaaaccccaaacacCAATTCTAGTACTATATCTATTGATTCTTTTTTACACAAATACATAGGAAGCacaaaatcaataattataCATTCTGATAGGAGCTGAAATGGAATAGGACTCTGTCAATCTGATGGCTAATTTGGGAACACATGTGATGCCTCCATGTAAACTAAAAGTAAAACCCCTTAAAGTAAACTGAACACTCTTCTTAGTTTTAGGGGCACATGTTCCATAATATCATGCATGCATCAAGATTGGTACATGAGGAATAATTTTAAGGgctaaacaaaacaattttttaattttgataattcaTGAACTGACAAAGAGCCCACTAAGAATCCATAGCCGTCCCCAAAATTTTAGGACTtaggcttggttgttgttgttgttcttccTTTTGTTGCTCgttttatctattttatgttatatctggttaattattgttgttgtggTCATGTTGGAAGAGTTTGTACACTTTGCTAGCCAGTTAATAAAATCTTGTGCTACATTCTTAAAGGCTACTCCATTTAGGTCTACATTAAACATTGGTTTGTGGACTACATGGTAGGAAACTAGTGTTTTGCACTTCTGTATCTGCTTGTCTATACCCCTTTTTTAGAGCCTGCCAAGAAGAAAATCCCATATGGGCCTATGGCAGTACGGGGAATAGAAGTTGTAGATGTTGTCATTTATccaatctatttatttatttgggttgGGAGGGTGTGGGGGCTTAAATTGAATGAAATGCAGAAGGATAACAATGCACTTATTGATAAAAGCATTCCATGGGAATTATATTGAAAGCACTTGATAACCCTCACTCTTATATGATTACCATACATCAGTGTACTAATCATGCTCCATGTGGTATATGCATGTTACATGAGGTAACTTTATCTTTTTAATGCTTGGAACCTATCTTTATTCTCTTGTCATGTTGCCCCAATCGCTTTCTCTACTTATGGTGGCTTTCCCCCATaaaagtggggggggggggggggttcttATGGTggcttctctctcttcttttttttttttcttcgattAGTAGTAAGAAGACTattaaatttcaaaagaaaagtGCCTATCAATACACAAGCTGTGCACAGCAGGACACAATCAAACTACATCCAGAATAATAATAGAAATCTCTGGTGATTTTCTTTTGGGgggatgtatttttttttctttctgtgaGATAGTTTGTCTCTAGCATTGGAAGATACTCCTTTTCTTGCTCAAAGCTCCATCTTCTAtacttttgtattttatttttatacctCAATCTTCTAATGCTGGTTGTACGAGGTCCACTAACAATAGTTGTTAGTGGTCAGTATCTCGGTAAGGCATAAGTGTAACTTTCATGTTCTGACATCTGCAATATGCCTTGTATAAGATGCTTCATATATTGCCTTGTTGAAACTTTGAATCATATGCTCACTGTCATCCCACTAATGCTTTTCATATTTCATAGAGAGTTTTCATATATACTAGAGATAAAAAAGTGATTCACACTTTTAGTgacttcaaaagaaaagaaaaatgggttATGCTTTTATTAGACGTGCTAGAGCTGTTATATTAGAGATATAtacaaaaagtaaatttttttttaatgaaatggtTGAGTTGGTGACCCAAAACCATGAAAGACAGCACTTCTTGAACTTGATGTTGACAGTCTTCTCTTTTAACATTAATGGGAAATATGGAATCTATATTCAGTAGTACTAAAGCTTGAGCCACTTGTGATTATGAATTTCTGTTTAGGTTTCTAGTGGTAGGAGATAAtcataattttatgaattttgaaGATGATATACATAAATGGCAATGATTATTAGTCCCTGCTTTCCATGGGACTTTCCAAAAGGTCCCAAAAATGAAGTTATCTAATCATGACACATTATTAAACCTACATTACATGATAATTTTGATTATCATTGTATCTTCATATTTTCTCAATGAAGGAAGGCCTTGATTACtctcaaagaaaaaatcttttatgaccagctttgttataaaaatttcaTAAGAATAAGCAAggtcttttctttctcttggtGAGTGGGAGCAGGGTTAGTTGGCAATGTATGTCACAAGGAAACAGGACAACCTGGTGTTCTGTTTTTATGTGAACCAAGGTATAAAATatctaataaaacaaaatggaaGTTATCTTTGGAATTGCCAGCCTTTTGTACTTTTCGATCCTTCTCagacctaaaaaaaatattatttttgtccaattaatttttttatctgaTTTTATATGATAGAAGTTTATAACTTGAATTACCTACAGGTTTAATGGGGAAACTCAGCCAGGACTGACAGCCTGCAGAGGTGCAGCAAAGAGATTAATCGATCTGGGTCTGGTCTTCATACCAGTTGAAGATGCTGTCCAGGACACAGTGGAAAGCATCAAAGCTAAAGGCTTCCTGAACCAGAAAATGCCACAATCTTAGGCTGTTTAtttctattcttcttcttatttatttattctatttttatgtACCATACAATGTAAATTTTTCATTGTATCATTgctttatctcttttttttttttttttttgatgggacaTTGCTTTATCTAATAGTTGGCAGTAATAGTGAATGTAATAAAGTTTTGTTTATATTTAGTGATCCAATCGAATCTTTTCATCATCCTTTTTCTCTTTCGTATGTAAAAGTAACTTTGATTGATCAGAAAATCATCTCCCTTACAGTAAGGCATTactatttaatcatttaactttattacaaattttgtaACATTTACTAGGTTACAAGAGACCAACAGCTTTATGTGTCTTTTACTGCACAATATCCTGCAAGCATATGAGGATGACAGAATGGTCCAATACCAGTGATTCAGTTGTAGGCTCgaatattaacttattattttcatGATATCAGATTATAGCCTCAAAATAATACACATTTATATCTGAAGCATGAAATGGAAATGAGGTTAGTACTATAGCTACCATTACAAAAGGACTGAGCCAAAGCAGTTGATTGGGACCAGCATTATCCATGTTGATGCTTGGTGTGGCAATTCAGACTTTTTCTGAGGCATGTGATTGGGGGCCTCAGAATAGTGTTTTAAGTTGGGTCCAGGGTCCACCCATAACCAAGCGGTCTAAGTCAAGTTTGATAAATatagagactttttttttttttttctttttctttttttggggctCTGAATAAACATAGAGTGAGTTTAACTTCTTTCTATTCTGGCTTTAGTTTTTAGTCTTTTCTTCGTCTCTCTTTCTGTTCTGTTTTTTAAAAGCCACCAACACTCCATGTGCGTCGTCTTTCCTACCCTTGCTCTTGCTCCTTTTTGGCAAGGAAGAATCTATCTTTTATgtagagaggagagagagcgACTTGCAGTTCTAATCATGGAAGTTGTTCTGGCATTGCATGTGCTTCTGCTTCTATCACCTTGGCCCACTTCACGTTATATTGCACTCTCAGCTTCCTCCTCAAACCAATCTTCAACCtatagtctctctctcttctatatATCCTTCTCCATTTTTACTCATTTTCTTAATGTGATAAGAGGACTTAGAAGCAGCTAGCTGTTGCCAAGAGACATGAGCAGTCCAGCTCCAGCACCTTGCAGCCGATCTTGGTAAACAtaactttaattttgatttatcCTTTTATTGTTCCACTCTTTAATGAACTAGATTTTCAATATTACTTTCTTTTGGGTTTCCAAAGGTCCATAAGCGAAGACTCCCTGAGAAGGTACGTGCATTTTGCGAGTGAGAGCTGCATACAAGAGTTACTGTCAGCTTCAGACTCAAATAGGGCTGCAAATGACAACGATGGTTGGAAGGTTCTTACTCTAGAAAATGGAGTAGAGATATCAAAACGCAGGTCCGGATCACTTCACACTTTTCGTAGCCGCTGGCTACTCAGATCAGTCTCACCTCAACAATTCATCACTGTTGCTAATGCCATTGATGCTGCAAAGGTAAATCTTAACTTTCTTATAAATGATGAGTAAAAAACAAATACTTGTTGATTTGTGGAACTGAAGCTTTTAGATAACTCTTAACTTCTTGTATTGAGCTCTTACAATTACGAAGAGACTTCCCATGATGTTAATTCTTAATTCTTACAAACCTATGATCCCAACACATGGTAGTAGGATGGTGGATTAGATACTTTAATTCCTTCCCAATGCATCGAAAAGAAAAGTTTTGTCCCTAGCAGTTTCTATATGACCCCTCTTTCTTAATTTGTAGTCTTCCTTGAAAATGACAAAACAATGACtattttaatttggttattATATGCGAGGACAAATGTGACAACTAGCAAGTACATTGTTCTGGATGGTACTTAGATTTTGAGTAAGGAATACATAGTTACATACATGAAATGCAAAATCAACAAGATTCTCTACGATTACTGTTAACATAATAACAtgacaaattttcattttattgaaCAGCAATGGGACCCTGATTTGGTGGAAGCGAAGTATATAAAAGATCTTGAGGATAATCTCAGCATCATACGTCTCAGGTTTGGAGACAGCTCTAAGCCTCTTTTTAGGAACAGAGAATTCATAGTTTATGAACGACGTGAAACCATGGAAGACGGCACCTTGGTAATTATCAgaacatattattgattttattttttagtgcaATGAATTTAACTTTGATTGTAAGAAACCAAATTTTGTGTCTTTCAATCAGTGAGAAAAACTTAATCTGGTTTTGCAGGTAGTAGCAGTTGCTTCACTGCCAAAGGAAATAGCTGCTGGATTGCATCCAAAGCAAAATAATGCAATCAGAGGACTACTGCTTCAGTCAGGCTGGGTTGTGGAGAAGCTTGAAGATGACTCCTGCCTGGTAACTTATGTTGTCCAGGTAATTAACTTTGgcaatattgttttttttcacTCCAATGTTATATACTTTCTTAATTGCCATGTATAAAATAGAAGTCCAGTTGACTAAACCGTTGGTTTTTTGCTTCATTGTTATTCAGCTAGATCCTGCTGGGTGGCTGCCCAAGTGTTTTGTTAATCGGCTTAACACAAAGCTAGTTATGATCATTGAAAATCTTAGGAAACTAGCGCAAGCTTGTCCGATTGAAGGCGATACATAATGACATCAATGTGGAGTGGGAAAAGAAGAGACTAATACAATGGTGATGCAATTATTCATTAATCGTCCTGGTGCCCTCTCTTTTTTCACTCTCTCCTGGACTTGGAATTTAGTACTTTCGGTATGAATGAAAATGTGCATATTTGAACATTCATTTCCTGACGTTCAGCAGGTATGCAATGAGTCTTTTGACATTTGTTTTGAACTACGATCGTTATGATTAAAACAAGTTATGTGCGCATTAACAAAGGAAAAGGGGTGACCACTAACCAGTTTGTAAAAGGGAAAATGACCATCTCCATTGAAATGGATCAATTTATGGTTCAAATTCTATTTTACAAATCTAAACCTGTATCCATTACCATGTGATTTAAAATTCTATattattagattttaaaaaatataattttaattgtgaAATGGACTCTTTCTATTTTAAGTGAAACTGAAAGAATTCTATTTCCTGTAAAAGGTAAAAGATTGTACTTGAATGTGGTCCTTTGGGTTGGGCAGAGTCGATTGGGTGGCTTTGGTTTCCTAAGCTCGGAGGAGTCCTGCAATCCAAATACTAGGATATATAGtcatagacaagaaaatatatatattaatttaagatTAAACAGAGGCAACAAAATTTAAGGATAATGCCTTCAAAGGAACTTCATTGTTATACCTCTTGTATAACTAGCAAAATTCCAAAAGGTTTTGTTAATGCAATCTagtatttaccaaaaaaaaaaaaaaaaaaaaaaacgaaaatcCAAGTAGGAGTGTGCATgagttgggttggattgggttgggttaaggagattttttgacccaacctgCCATCgtgggtgaaaaaaaaaatatccaacccaacccatcacataagtccaaTCCAACCCACATGagtcgggttgaacccatgggttagacaatttatattattattattaaattgagtagaaaaaaaatataaatataaatatattaaaaaaactccAAGCTTAGTATCAATGTAATTCCTTAAATACAAACAACACTGgtgactaaacaacaatagtaatttactagggtttgtgtgaactaattgacttttatataagataggaAGAGTtgattatttcaaaaaaattattaattatataatatatatatatatatatatatatattaaatatatgagtGAGTCGGGAcgggtttgtaattttatgacccaaacccaatctGACCCGCTAAATCCAAGAGtgactcaaaaacaaaaccaaaccatGCCTAATAGTCCACAATGTCAAGCATAACGCTTAGCTCATCGGCTTCAATTGAATTTTGGGCAAATGACAGAATAAGACCCCTGTGGTAAACCCTTGATGGTGTGATAAGCGCCAAAAAATCTATAGAAAAAACATCCCTGGGaaacaattaaagaaaaaggattGATCTACCTTAAAACTTATACTCTGTAAATATACAAAAACGCTAATGAGGATTAAATGAGAAAGgttgagagagaaataaaaatgtgagggtagaaatttttttttttttttttttttttcttttcaattcctTTTCTATATGTAATGATGGCACTTGTTACATCATCAAATTCTGTTAAAGTTAGAGAAAATCGCTTATAAAGCAATCATAGAGGAGGTAAATACCTCATAAAACAAACAAGGTAGGTATTGAGTGTCACAAAATATTCCACGGGATAGTTCCATGTATTATGAGTAATATTACCTGTTTTATAAGTAATATTTGAAtaaattatacttaaaaaacGTGATACTTCATAAATTTATGCTTCTATCGGCcaaataaatgaatcgtaagcttaaacaaatatattttttcttgtaattaCTTGATTTGTGTGAGCCAATGGGACTACATGCATATGAGGGGATAATTAAATGTTGAAAGAGCTCTTGACACCCATGTCAAAGAAGTACTGAAGGAGGGTAGTCATGAAATGACCAAAACTTCCAAAGCTATTTTAAACTCCAAAATTGAAAGCTTGTATTTACTAGAAGTTTTGGTTTTTCTAGGTAGGATGGATATTCCAGCGCATGGAGGATGAGCCATTAAAATGAAACAAGTTGTCCATAATTGCACGTGTTAATGCGTATGAAATAATTTATTGGCTGATTCTACGTAGATCGATGTGGTTTGTAATTGTATATTTGTAAGGGTCtggttaatgtgtgcctttATGACACACATTAAgccatttatttttagaaatattttcacgaaaattgaaaaaattatcaatacttttttaattcttaaaaaaaatatttttaaaaataattaattattatatgcCCTTGAGACACACGTTACCAAAATCTAATTTGTAATGACTTCTTTGTGTGAAGTGTGAAAGTGCATTTCCAAATTCCAATAAAAGATTGCATCTTGTGATTGTGACCAGACCACATCCACATGGAGctttatttttaccaaactgTTTTGAGTCTGAGTCTGAATGGTTGCTGCAAACGCAATCCTCCTAGCTAACAGGAGAATGTGCTTTTTTTACTATCCACTACGTATATtccgtatttttttttttttttgagtaaaatatATTCCGTATGTTTAAAGATAGAGCCAGAGCCAAAAAGGTTTCTAAATATGAGGTCAAAACTTAGAGATGAATTAGATGATACTTTATGTTTAGGGGTCATACTCATATGAGAAAATAGGCAAATTTTGAAAGAGACATCTATGCACTACACTAAATATTGTCTTAAAACATAGCATATAAAACAACAAATACTACAGGTGTGTTTAGAATCcgattatttagttaaaattgaaaattttttattgaaaatactataggtaaaggtaaaagttagctgaaatagtacagtaaaactcataaatagtaccaaaaagtacagtaggatcataaataatagaaaaaataagctgaatagtaaaataatttgactTTTTAAGCTGGAGCCAAACGCACACTACGCATGATGAAGAAGAGATAGAGATTAAAGTTACATCATAATTAATTATAGACATACGACCTTTTTACTTACACACTAGCTGAATAGAACTCTTTACTTTAAATTATAGTTTTAAGAATTTCCAAAAGaggaatttatatatatttaaaaattgaagtgtattatttattgttactacTTCTATTGAGCCACCTCATCGGtcatatcattattatttttttaatttattttttacctttaatttaCTTTTGACAATATTTAATGTAGAAATATATTGATTTTACAAATTCATCTTAAACGgttttaactttatatattcatctattttaattttgatgctacaactaaataataaatctgtaagcgcacaattacacctggacccaaaggcaactgtgggctcaggcccaatgagccttaaacaatgaaatttatagagtgtggatCTGAAATCTAGTTAGGGACACTGGAAACTTAATAAACAGGCTAAGATGTAAAAATACTTGCGAATAGTAAATGATTATTGCAAAGGagcttcctcggacataagccgaggacaatttctgtattatttatctttctttcttgaaagttacaattcttagtttctttcttggCAATTGATCGatctctcccttttctttggcctctaccccccttaaatacctcTTCTCTTGgttctttatccacgtgttgcccaaATCTCCCCCCCTcacaccaccttcttcaagtgtttTAAATAGTAACCAAAAGGTTCaactctactgttcaggggtcacttccccattaatgaggccagggaggtaggtgcagggtctttaatgtggaggtggcagccttttcttaagatatttctctaacaccAGTGCCTCTAGAGGATACAGTGATCCCCTTTTTAACCAACAGTTTTTCTGGAACCCTGCTTGGATCTTTCTAGCGAATCTCCAAGTCCTCccgggtctatccgaggagaaatttATCCTCGAACGCATCCTCGGACCcttggcgtatgggccgatttgtAATCCTAACGGCCTTTTAATCAAGAACGAGTTGGTCCTTCTTGTCAGAGCCCAAAGGTCCAAATGCCTGCTCGGGTCCTCTTACtccacacaatagcccctcaaaactctatttttcagcatccgaggagaaaaatagggttttgatccgatgAAAACTtcccccacacgttttgtaagtCACCACGCGTGCGAAGATCGTTTCGTGTtccagaagatgccatttggcgctttgaatttcaaaaacgcacgcatttatgaccgtaagttacaccttgttccccacgttcaacggtgagatgagcatccaacggctcTTGTCGCCCCCcaaaaatttgggcgggacggatgcaatttcgaggccgcttcctgCATGTCATAACGCTTTAGAAAcatgcgccttcatttatttcttcagagcctaatcacatcaaaacatcagtcgttgccttttctctgcagaaaaccgtggaaactcgcacaacttcaaactcgtaagttcctattttttttcttttactccttTCTCCTCAGATTCCATCCTCGGATCCCATCTTAACCACTTTCCTTCTTAAAACTCGCCTTTTCATTTCTTActgatgggtagatttaagtgtttagttgacaccgccgctgggatggaaggttttagggccaaataccacattcctagcgatgtaggtttaagatactgtCCGGCGAAAGTCGTGGATGGGTCTAGGAAAATgggagaggtcattatccctatgattgccttcatagaaggtgggatgaccctccctataaGAAGTGTAaccagggaataccttcgcaaccaccggttgtgtcctgaccagtgcgcacccaatgtctttagggtcttaggaagcgtcgacgctctaaatgagcagatgggcttaaattttacctggcatgacgtcgtctttatgtacgaatgccataaGCTTACAAGCGTAGgatattatattaaatcccGATCTAGTatagttaggttaatttcctgtctgcccaagtccaataaaggcatgaaggacaactacctcatcgcctcaggcaactggcacgacggcccccactgcctagtcgaatggggagatccaggtgtgactccttaggatctaacttcccaaCCCCGTAACCCCATCTAAACATCTTGAAATGTTCATTTACCTTTACAAACTGTTTAACTTTGGTTTGTCATATGCCTTACAGAtttgaccatgtttgtttgtttttgctgTCTtttcttgcagataaacaacacgtgcgcccacgcttgagccactgcaacgtcgcTAACTTAAACCGAGTGCTATGCTTAGAAGTTTTCGTGAGTAAAGACCTGCAGCTCAGAGCGGCTCACTTGATACTTGGGTACGACCCTATATCCTCgaacttccaggagatagagaacgcaaTTTTCGCAGGTGACCGGAGGCGTAGGAGaatcaacgtagccagaccacaTTTTCTAGTCGACCACGATATCCCGACGACCCCCACACCATCCTATACACGCAACCCATCGTGGCAATCCCTCTCGCAACGCACTCTCAAGCAAccgttgtcccagaggagcaagtgtcctcgtcaaacacgttggacgaggagataaaCCAGTTTCAGCTTGAGGATGTCCAAAGACTTCGAGGAAGCCAGTTTGTCGTCCTTTCcgatgaggaagaagagcccgTCGAGACCTCTGGGATTGCCGGCCTAGTGATTgcacgtccagacgacagctccatTGAAGAAGATATGGACGTGCTTAAGGGCCTTCTCACCGTGAGAGGCAAGAGAGTCGCCAAGAAAGAAGCGAGAGGATCTCAAGCTTCcccgtccttgccaccaccccctcctccaacCGACCCCAAGCCTCCCGTTGAagagcctaagaagaaaaggaaggtgaaggccgagggggctggtggcaACAAACAGAAAAGGCTGAAACAGCAGCCACAGCAGAAGctagacaagggcaaagggcgagcctgttcagttgaaagtggggaaatcagagacatggccgaggtgcgccgagcaccagctatgTGGTCTCCTGAACTGAGACTGGATGGAGCACCAATTCCCCTCCAGTCTAACATCAGGgcattccaacaaggccatgccctccacctggcagatgcgttggagcgtcctcttctgctgcccaaggatatggaagccttggaaaagatgagccagcctcagctgttcctttctttgaaaaggcacttagctctggtaagtttcACTTCATACTTATAATCTAGGGTTATTTGTAAATACTTTACTGTGTTTAACCCCCTGACACTTTATcacaggccatccaagaagttttcacTGTCGAGAAGTTCacggaggattctcggaagcgagcTAGAATGGAACAGGAGATACGACAAGAGATAGAAAAGTCCCTatgccaggccctagcagaaaatGGGAAACTCACCTCTCAGCTGGCCGATCTAATAGAGAAAAGGACGGTGCCGAAGCCAACCTGAGAACGATAAGgaaccaagtggaggggcaacgtaagcttcttcaccaaaaggatgatgagttttcccaagcccaaagggaacgctctgacttggagaaggagcttgcgcggaTGAAGAAGGAAGTGCGCAACTTCAAGCATTC
This genomic stretch from Castanea sativa cultivar Marrone di Chiusa Pesio chromosome 1, ASM4071231v1 harbors:
- the LOC142608126 gene encoding uncharacterized protein LOC142608126, with amino-acid sequence MSSPAPAPCSRSWSISEDSLRRYVHFASESCIQELLSASDSNRAANDNDGWKVLTLENGVEISKRRSGSLHTFRSRWLLRSVSPQQFITVANAIDAAKQWDPDLVEAKYIKDLEDNLSIIRLRFGDSSKPLFRNREFIVYERRETMEDGTLVVAVASLPKEIAAGLHPKQNNAIRGLLLQSGWVVEKLEDDSCLVTYVVQLDPAGWLPKCFVNRLNTKLVMIIENLRKLAQACPIEGDT